In Priestia megaterium NBRC 15308 = ATCC 14581, the following proteins share a genomic window:
- the asd gene encoding aspartate-semialdehyde dehydrogenase: MTRELHVAVVGATGAVGQQMIKTLQERNFPVGKLTLLSSARSAGKKVLFNGEEVVVQEATPDSFEGVDIALFSAGGSISKALAPEAVKRGAIVVDNTSAYRMDENVPLVVPEVNEDALHAHNGIIANPNCSTIQMVAALQPLRETYGLSKVLVSTYQAVSGAGAAAINELKEQAKAILEEKEFTPEILPVGGDKKHYQIAFNAIPQIDKFQDNGFTFEEMKMINETKKIMNMPELPVAATCVRLPVVTGHSESVYIEIEKDGVTVADVKNLLADAPGIVLQDDPENQVYPMPADCVGKRDVFVGRIRKDLDRDNGFHMWIVSDNLLKGAAWNSVQIAESLIKLSLVK; this comes from the coding sequence ATGACAAGAGAATTACATGTAGCAGTAGTAGGAGCAACAGGTGCAGTAGGACAACAAATGATTAAAACCCTACAGGAGCGTAATTTTCCAGTTGGTAAATTAACGTTATTATCTTCAGCTCGTTCAGCTGGTAAAAAAGTGTTGTTTAACGGAGAAGAAGTTGTTGTGCAAGAAGCAACTCCTGATAGCTTTGAAGGCGTAGATATTGCTTTATTCAGTGCAGGCGGGAGCATTTCAAAAGCACTTGCACCAGAGGCAGTAAAACGCGGAGCAATTGTTGTAGACAACACAAGCGCTTATCGAATGGATGAAAATGTCCCGTTAGTTGTGCCGGAAGTGAATGAAGACGCATTACACGCACATAACGGAATCATTGCTAATCCAAACTGCTCTACAATTCAAATGGTTGCAGCATTACAGCCATTACGCGAAACATACGGCTTATCTAAAGTGCTAGTATCAACGTATCAAGCCGTTTCTGGAGCAGGCGCTGCTGCAATTAATGAATTAAAAGAACAAGCCAAAGCTATTTTAGAAGAAAAAGAGTTTACACCGGAAATTTTACCGGTTGGTGGAGATAAAAAACATTATCAAATTGCTTTTAATGCCATTCCGCAAATTGATAAATTTCAAGATAACGGTTTTACATTTGAAGAAATGAAAATGATTAATGAAACGAAGAAAATTATGAACATGCCTGAATTGCCAGTAGCTGCTACTTGTGTTCGTCTACCGGTTGTAACAGGTCATTCAGAGTCAGTGTACATTGAAATTGAAAAAGACGGTGTAACGGTAGCTGATGTGAAAAATTTATTGGCTGATGCACCTGGTATCGTATTGCAAGATGATCCAGAAAATCAAGTATATCCAATGCCAGCAGATTGTGTAGGTAAACGAGATGTGTTTGTCGGCCGTATTCGTAAAGATTTAGATCGCGATAACGGTTTCCATATGTGGATCGTTTCTGATAACTTGTTAAAAGGTGCAGCTTGGAATTCTGTACAAATTGCAGAATCACTTATTAAGCTTAGCTTAGTAAAATAA
- the dpaA gene encoding dipicolinic acid synthetase subunit A codes for MLTDLHIAVIGGDARQLEVIRKLIQLDAKTSLIGFDQLDHGFTGATKYQIEELDFSDVDAIILPVPGTNHEGQVDTIFSNEKVVLTEEILKKTPEHCIIYSGISNGYLNELVKTTNRKLVQLFERDDVAIYNSIPTVEGTIMLVIQHTDFTIHGSNISVLGLGRVGMSVARSFAALGANVKVGARKSEHLARIAEMGLQPFYLSELDKEIADSDICINTIPYPILTAKTLSNVPTHALIIDLASKPGGTDFRYAEKRGIKAILAPGLPGIVAPKTAGQIVANVLVNLLKDAADAREEKK; via the coding sequence ATGTTAACGGATTTGCACATAGCTGTAATTGGCGGTGATGCTAGGCAGCTTGAAGTCATTCGAAAATTAATTCAATTAGATGCAAAAACATCTCTTATTGGTTTTGATCAGCTAGATCATGGTTTTACAGGTGCGACGAAATATCAGATAGAGGAGCTGGATTTTTCAGATGTTGACGCCATCATCCTTCCAGTGCCTGGAACAAATCACGAAGGGCAAGTAGATACTATTTTTTCAAATGAAAAAGTAGTGCTGACTGAAGAAATACTTAAAAAAACGCCTGAGCACTGCATTATTTATTCTGGTATTAGCAATGGGTATTTAAACGAATTAGTCAAAACGACAAACCGTAAACTCGTTCAGCTATTTGAGCGTGATGATGTAGCAATTTATAACTCTATTCCTACTGTTGAAGGTACCATCATGCTTGTTATTCAACATACGGATTTTACCATTCACGGTTCAAATATTTCTGTCCTAGGTTTAGGAAGAGTAGGAATGAGCGTGGCGAGGTCCTTTGCTGCACTTGGTGCCAATGTAAAAGTAGGAGCTAGAAAATCTGAACATTTAGCACGTATTGCTGAAATGGGTTTGCAGCCTTTCTATCTTTCTGAACTCGATAAAGAAATTGCTGATAGTGATATATGTATTAACACCATTCCATACCCCATCTTAACGGCTAAGACATTATCTAATGTCCCGACCCATGCGCTCATTATTGATTTAGCTTCAAAGCCTGGAGGAACCGATTTCCGCTATGCAGAAAAACGAGGAATTAAAGCTATTTTAGCACCTGGTCTTCCAGGAATTGTGGCTCCAAAAACAGCAGGTCAGATTGTCGCTAATGTATTAGTGAATTTATTAAAAGACGCTGCGGATGCGAGAGAGGAGAAAAAATAA
- the dapA gene encoding 4-hydroxy-tetrahydrodipicolinate synthase, protein MIDFGKVATAMVTPFDHKGNIDFEKTTQLINYLISNGSDALVIAGTTGESPTLSTEEKLALFRHSVKVVDGRVPVVAGTGSNNTYASIELTKKAEEIGVDAIMIVAPYYNKPNQEGLYQHFKTIAESTELPVMLYNIPGRSVINMSVDTIVRLAELPNVVALKDASGDLDAMTAIIAQTSDDFALYSGDDGLTLPVLAIGGTGIISVASHIIGNEMQEMVKLYESGNPKEAAKIHQRIVPVMKSLFAAPSPTPVKTALQLKGLDVGSVRLPLVPLTEEERQTLVSTLNTL, encoded by the coding sequence ATGATTGATTTTGGGAAAGTCGCAACAGCGATGGTAACACCTTTTGATCATAAAGGAAATATTGATTTTGAAAAAACAACGCAGCTTATTAATTATTTAATCAGCAACGGTTCGGATGCGTTGGTTATTGCAGGAACAACGGGTGAATCTCCTACGCTTTCAACAGAAGAAAAGCTGGCGCTGTTCCGCCACTCAGTAAAGGTAGTAGACGGCCGTGTACCTGTTGTGGCTGGTACAGGAAGCAACAATACGTATGCATCAATTGAATTAACGAAAAAGGCAGAAGAAATCGGCGTAGACGCGATTATGATTGTAGCACCTTATTACAACAAGCCGAATCAGGAAGGCTTATATCAGCATTTTAAAACAATTGCTGAAAGTACAGAGCTGCCTGTCATGTTATACAATATTCCAGGGCGATCCGTGATCAATATGTCTGTTGATACAATTGTACGCCTAGCTGAACTGCCAAATGTTGTAGCGTTAAAAGATGCAAGCGGAGATCTTGACGCAATGACAGCTATTATCGCACAAACAAGCGATGATTTTGCTTTATACAGCGGTGATGATGGTTTAACACTACCGGTACTAGCGATTGGAGGAACTGGTATTATTTCTGTTGCCTCTCACATTATTGGGAATGAAATGCAAGAGATGGTTAAGCTGTATGAGTCAGGAAATCCGAAGGAAGCAGCAAAAATTCATCAGCGTATTGTGCCTGTTATGAAATCTCTTTTTGCAGCTCCAAGTCCAACGCCTGTTAAAACGGCTTTACAGTTAAAAGGATTAGACGTAGGATCGGTACGATTACCTTTAGTTCCGTTAACGGAAGAAGAACGCCAAACGTTAGTCAGCACATTAAATACGCTATAA
- the dapG gene encoding aspartate kinase, with amino-acid sequence MKIIVQKFGGTSVRNEEGRERAIYHLNNALSEGYKVVVVVSAMGRKGEPYATDTLLSLVDGNKASLNKRELDMLMACGELISSVVFTNLLNENGIKATALNGAQAGFVTNDDFTNAKILEMKCDRLLKELEEYDVVVVTGFQGATTEGDTTTLGRGGSDTSASALGAALMADYIDIFTDVEGVMTADPRIVEDARPLSVVTYNEICNMAYQGAKVVHPRAVEIAMQAKVPMRVRSTYADSTGTLVTSQGEAQQRGSDVQERLVTGIAHVSNVTQIKVFSKEGHYDTQAEVFKAMAQEKISVDFINISPKGVVYTVTDEATDKAIDVLHALGYEPAVIRNCAKVSTVGAGIAGVPGVTSKIVTALSGEGIQILQSADSHTTIWVLVKEEDLKKAVNALHGAFDLSKAPQKR; translated from the coding sequence ATGAAAATAATCGTCCAAAAATTTGGAGGAACTTCCGTTCGTAACGAAGAAGGAAGAGAGAGAGCAATCTATCATTTAAATAATGCATTAAGTGAGGGTTACAAAGTAGTCGTTGTTGTATCGGCAATGGGACGAAAAGGTGAGCCGTATGCAACGGATACATTGCTTTCACTTGTTGATGGAAATAAAGCGTCTCTTAATAAACGTGAGCTTGATATGCTTATGGCATGCGGAGAATTAATTTCATCGGTAGTGTTTACGAATTTGTTAAACGAAAATGGTATTAAAGCTACAGCGTTAAACGGTGCACAGGCCGGGTTTGTGACGAATGATGATTTTACCAATGCCAAGATACTAGAAATGAAATGCGACCGTTTGTTAAAAGAATTAGAAGAATACGATGTAGTGGTTGTAACAGGCTTTCAAGGGGCAACTACTGAAGGTGATACAACAACGCTTGGACGCGGAGGCAGCGATACATCTGCTTCAGCTTTAGGTGCAGCCCTTATGGCTGATTATATTGACATTTTCACAGATGTAGAAGGTGTGATGACAGCGGACCCGCGTATTGTAGAAGATGCAAGACCGCTATCCGTTGTCACATATAACGAAATATGCAACATGGCTTATCAAGGTGCAAAAGTAGTTCACCCACGTGCCGTAGAGATTGCCATGCAAGCCAAAGTGCCGATGCGCGTCCGTTCCACGTATGCTGATTCAACAGGTACGCTCGTTACATCTCAAGGTGAAGCACAGCAGCGTGGAAGTGATGTGCAAGAACGCCTTGTAACAGGCATCGCGCACGTATCCAACGTCACTCAAATTAAAGTTTTTAGTAAAGAAGGCCATTATGATACGCAAGCAGAAGTATTCAAAGCAATGGCACAAGAAAAAATCAGCGTAGATTTTATTAATATTTCACCGAAGGGTGTTGTATATACGGTAACAGATGAAGCAACTGACAAAGCGATTGATGTGCTTCATGCGCTAGGGTATGAGCCGGCTGTTATTCGCAACTGTGCCAAAGTGTCAACGGTTGGAGCAGGAATTGCAGGGGTGCCTGGTGTTACATCTAAAATTGTTACAGCTCTTTCTGGCGAAGGTATTCAGATTTTACAATCTGCTGACAGCCATACGACGATTTGGGTGCTTGTAAAAGAAGAGGATTTAAAGAAAGCCGTTAATGCTCTTCATGGTGCCTTTGACTTGTCAAAAGCACCGCAAAAGAGATAA
- a CDS encoding YlmC/YmxH family sporulation protein: protein MRLSELSGKEIVDVKRAERLGILGQTDLEINEHTGQINALIIPSVKWFGFRKQGDEVRVPWGNIEKIGTDMVIVNVQQLEDINNQSTK, encoded by the coding sequence ATGAGATTAAGCGAACTGAGTGGAAAAGAAATTGTAGATGTTAAGCGAGCAGAGCGTTTGGGTATTTTAGGGCAAACAGATCTTGAAATTAATGAACATACGGGACAAATTAATGCGCTTATTATTCCATCTGTGAAGTGGTTTGGGTTTCGAAAACAAGGAGATGAAGTGCGAGTGCCGTGGGGGAATATCGAAAAAATTGGTACAGATATGGTGATTGTAAATGTCCAGCAGCTAGAAGACATAAACAATCAGTCAACAAAATAA
- a CDS encoding polysaccharide deacetylase family protein — translation MKRTIVQFTAFLFLLAITYKSIYNPFAEAYIEALKSDVQLVSAQHDALYQKIEEKAKDYEKPAANARIDPVWKRVPGYNGIKVDLAASYKNMKPAGKFDEKKLVYKQVRPKVHLKDLPQEPIYRGHDEKPMVSFTVNVAWGNEYLPKMLEVLKKHHAKATFFLEGKWVKNNPDMAKMIVDAGHEVGNHSYSHPDMATLSASQINQQLKKTNDIITSTTGQKVKWFAPPSGSFRPEVVTLASQLKMSTIMWTVDTIDWQKPSSEVLINRVMKKIHPGAIVLMHPTESTAESLDQLLTDIERKGLKVSDVSTMLDEERMMKIPSSTKK, via the coding sequence GTGAAGAGAACCATTGTGCAATTTACAGCATTTCTATTTTTACTGGCAATTACATATAAATCTATTTATAATCCTTTTGCTGAAGCATATATAGAAGCACTTAAATCCGATGTACAACTTGTATCAGCTCAGCATGATGCGTTATATCAAAAGATTGAAGAAAAAGCAAAAGATTATGAAAAGCCGGCAGCGAATGCACGAATCGATCCCGTTTGGAAACGGGTTCCTGGCTATAACGGCATAAAAGTTGATCTTGCTGCTTCTTATAAAAATATGAAACCTGCGGGTAAATTTGATGAAAAAAAACTAGTGTACAAACAGGTTAGACCAAAGGTTCACTTGAAGGATTTACCACAGGAACCTATCTACCGTGGACACGATGAAAAGCCTATGGTATCGTTTACAGTGAACGTAGCATGGGGGAACGAGTATTTGCCTAAAATGTTAGAAGTGCTTAAAAAGCACCATGCTAAAGCAACCTTTTTTTTAGAAGGAAAATGGGTTAAAAATAATCCAGATATGGCAAAAATGATTGTAGACGCAGGGCATGAAGTAGGAAACCACTCTTATTCTCATCCTGATATGGCCACTTTATCGGCTAGTCAAATCAATCAGCAGCTTAAAAAAACGAATGATATTATTACGTCTACTACGGGACAAAAAGTAAAATGGTTTGCTCCGCCGAGCGGCAGTTTTCGCCCCGAGGTAGTAACGCTTGCTTCTCAGTTAAAAATGAGTACCATCATGTGGACGGTTGATACAATCGATTGGCAAAAGCCAAGTTCAGAAGTGTTAATTAATCGAGTAATGAAAAAGATTCACCCAGGAGCTATTGTACTGATGCACCCGACTGAATCAACGGCTGAATCGCTTGACCAATTGTTAACCGATATTGAACGCAAAGGCCTCAAAGTTAGCGATGTGTCAACAATGCTAGATGAAGAACGAATGATGAAAATACCTTCTTCTACTAAGAAGTAA
- a CDS encoding M16 family metallopeptidase, giving the protein MIKRYTCKNGVRIVLENIPTVRSVAIGVWIGTGSRSEHPEINGVSHFLEHMFFKGTKTRSAREIAESFDRIGGQVNAFTSKEYTCYYAKVLDEHADQALDVLADMFFNSSFDEEELTREKNVVYEEIKMYEDTPDDIVHDLLGKAVYGNHPLGYPILGTEDTLKTFNGDSLRQYMEQMYIPENIVISVAGNIDESFIQQVENYFGTYTSSHSAHQYVQPEFHTNHIARKKETEQAHLCLGFKGLPIGGEDVYSLIVLNNVLGGSMSSRLFQEVREQRGLAYSVFSYHSSYRDSGLVTIYGGTGSHQLDVLYDTVQETLYDLKDKGITDKELANSKEQLKGNLMLSLESTNSRMSRNGKNELMLGYHRSLDEILDLVNAVTKDSVNGLARDIFKDEFALSLISPSGDLPKGFKGN; this is encoded by the coding sequence TTGATAAAACGATATACGTGCAAAAATGGTGTAAGAATTGTATTGGAAAATATCCCAACTGTTCGATCTGTGGCCATTGGGGTGTGGATCGGAACGGGTTCTCGAAGTGAACACCCTGAAATTAATGGTGTATCACATTTTCTTGAACATATGTTTTTTAAAGGAACAAAAACAAGATCTGCTCGTGAAATTGCAGAAAGCTTCGACCGCATTGGCGGACAAGTAAATGCATTCACTTCTAAAGAATACACGTGCTACTATGCAAAAGTATTAGATGAACATGCAGATCAAGCGCTCGATGTGCTGGCGGATATGTTCTTTAATTCTTCATTTGATGAAGAGGAATTAACTCGTGAAAAAAATGTTGTATATGAAGAAATTAAAATGTATGAAGATACACCTGATGATATTGTACACGATCTATTAGGAAAAGCCGTATATGGCAATCATCCATTAGGCTATCCAATTTTAGGAACGGAAGATACGTTAAAAACATTTAACGGTGATTCGCTTCGTCAGTATATGGAGCAAATGTATATTCCCGAAAACATCGTTATTTCAGTAGCTGGAAACATTGATGAAAGTTTTATTCAGCAGGTGGAAAACTATTTTGGTACATATACGTCAAGTCACTCCGCTCATCAATATGTTCAGCCAGAGTTCCATACAAATCATATTGCGCGCAAAAAGGAGACTGAACAAGCTCACCTTTGCCTTGGCTTTAAAGGTTTGCCAATCGGCGGAGAAGATGTATATAGCTTAATTGTATTAAATAACGTGCTTGGTGGAAGTATGAGCAGTCGTTTGTTCCAAGAAGTTCGCGAACAGCGCGGCTTGGCTTACTCTGTTTTCTCTTATCATTCTTCTTATCGAGACAGCGGTCTTGTGACGATTTATGGGGGAACGGGAAGCCATCAGCTCGACGTATTATATGATACGGTTCAAGAAACGCTTTATGATTTGAAAGATAAAGGGATTACGGATAAAGAACTTGCTAACAGCAAAGAGCAGCTGAAAGGAAACTTAATGCTGAGCCTTGAAAGTACAAATAGCCGTATGAGCAGAAACGGAAAAAATGAGTTAATGCTAGGCTATCACCGTTCATTAGATGAGATTTTAGATCTTGTTAATGCCGTGACTAAAGATAGTGTAAATGGTCTTGCGCGAGATATTTTCAAAGATGAATTTGCTCTTTCGCTAATAAGCCCGAGTGGAGATTTACCTAAAGGTTTTAAAGGAAATTAA
- a CDS encoding dipicolinate synthase subunit B has product MSLKGKRIGFGLTGSHCTYDAVMPEIEKLVNLGAEVLPVVSYTVQSTNTRFGDGEDWVKKIEELTGHAVINTIVKAEPLGPKIPLDCMVVAPITGNTMSKFANAMTESPVLMAAKATLRNNKPVVLGISTNDALGLNGVNLMRLMATKNIYFIPFGQDDPVLKPNSMVARMTMLSDTVYAALENKQIQPVIVERFRDGQES; this is encoded by the coding sequence ATGTCATTAAAAGGTAAAAGAATAGGATTCGGCTTGACCGGATCTCACTGTACGTATGATGCGGTTATGCCGGAAATTGAAAAGCTTGTTAACTTGGGAGCAGAAGTGTTACCGGTTGTTTCTTACACGGTACAATCCACGAATACTCGTTTTGGAGATGGAGAAGACTGGGTGAAGAAAATTGAGGAATTAACAGGTCACGCCGTCATCAATACAATTGTAAAAGCGGAGCCTTTAGGACCAAAAATTCCGCTTGATTGTATGGTGGTTGCCCCAATCACTGGGAATACGATGAGTAAGTTTGCGAATGCAATGACTGAATCTCCGGTACTCATGGCAGCTAAAGCAACGCTTCGTAATAATAAGCCGGTGGTACTGGGAATTTCGACTAATGACGCACTAGGGCTAAATGGTGTAAACTTAATGAGGCTAATGGCGACTAAAAATATTTATTTTATTCCATTTGGTCAAGATGACCCGGTGCTTAAGCCGAATTCAATGGTAGCGCGTATGACGATGTTATCAGACACGGTCTACGCAGCGCTTGAAAATAAACAGATTCAGCCTGTTATTGTCGAAAGGTTCCGCGACGGTCAAGAGTCATAG